From Haloarcula sp. CBA1127, a single genomic window includes:
- a CDS encoding type II toxin-antitoxin system RatA family toxin → MDEVEVSTVVYVPPEEVYEFLLDFPGYARYSEYLDRVVQDGDGSPGTNYDLVFSWWKLSYTARSEVTDVSPPTRIDWQIVKDIDAEGYWAVEPDPDGVPADVEAASRVRFHVAFDPGSASDSAVDLPRLVSMDWVIEKVKPLIRKEATKIVERVVEDLEGQERDVDLRIHAGPDSV, encoded by the coding sequence GTGGACGAAGTCGAGGTCAGCACGGTCGTGTACGTCCCACCCGAAGAGGTGTACGAGTTTCTGCTGGACTTTCCGGGCTACGCGCGATATTCCGAATATCTCGACCGCGTGGTACAGGACGGCGACGGCTCACCGGGGACGAACTACGACCTCGTATTCTCGTGGTGGAAGCTCTCCTACACCGCTCGGTCGGAGGTAACTGACGTTTCGCCGCCGACGCGCATCGACTGGCAGATCGTCAAAGACATCGACGCCGAAGGGTACTGGGCGGTCGAGCCTGACCCGGACGGCGTCCCGGCGGACGTGGAGGCGGCGTCACGAGTGCGGTTTCACGTCGCGTTCGACCCCGGGTCGGCCTCAGACAGTGCCGTCGACCTCCCCCGACTCGTTTCGATGGACTGGGTTATCGAGAAAGTCAAACCGCTCATCCGCAAGGAGGCGACCAAAATCGTCGAACGTGTCGTCGAGGATCTCGAAGGGCAGGAACGTGACGTTGATCTGAGAATTCACGCCGGTCCGGATTCGGTGTAA
- a CDS encoding inorganic diphosphatase, which translates to MTNLWEDLETGPNPPEEIYAVVECLKGERNKYEYEKDIPGVVLDRVLHSNVHYPSDYGFIPQSYYDDEDPFDVLVLVEDQTFPGCVIEARPVALMKMDDDGEQDDKVIAVPIEDPRYDHIEDLDDIPQQTLDEIDEFFSTYKNLEEGKEVETLGWEDKEAAKDAIVHAQELYDEEFN; encoded by the coding sequence ATGACGAACCTCTGGGAAGACCTCGAAACCGGACCGAACCCCCCCGAAGAAATCTACGCCGTTGTTGAGTGCCTGAAAGGCGAGCGTAACAAGTACGAGTACGAGAAGGACATCCCCGGTGTCGTCCTCGACCGTGTCCTTCACTCGAACGTTCACTACCCGTCCGACTACGGCTTCATTCCGCAGTCGTACTACGACGACGAGGACCCGTTCGACGTGCTCGTCCTCGTCGAAGACCAGACGTTCCCCGGCTGTGTCATTGAGGCCCGCCCCGTCGCCCTGATGAAGATGGACGACGACGGCGAGCAGGACGACAAGGTCATCGCAGTCCCGATTGAGGACCCGCGCTATGACCACATCGAAGACCTCGACGACATCCCACAGCAGACCCTCGACGAGATTGACGAGTTCTTCTCGACTTACAAGAACCTCGAAGAGGGCAAAGAAGTCGAGACGCTGGGCTGGGAAGACAAAGAAGCCGCAAAGGACGCTATCGTCCACGCGCAGGAACTCTACGACGAAGAGTTCAACTGA
- the dnaK gene encoding molecular chaperone DnaK, whose protein sequence is MASNKILGIDLGTTNSAFAVMEGGDPEIIVNGEGERTTPSVVAFDDGERLVGKPAKNQAVKNPDETIQSIKRHMGEDDYSVELDGEEYTPEQVSAMILQKIKHDAEEYLGDEIEKAVITVPAYFNDRQRQATKDAGEIAGFEVERIVNEPTAAAMAYGLDDESDQTVLVYDLGGGTFDVSILDLGGGVYEVVATNGDNDLGGDDWDHAIIDYLADEFEAEHGIDLRDDRQALQRLTEAAEEAKIELSSRKETRINLPFIATTDDGPLDLEQKITRAKFESLTEDLIERTVGPTEQALADADYTKSDIDEVILVGGSTRMPQVQDQVEEMTGQEPKKNVNPDEAVALGAAIQAGVLSGDVDDIVLLDVTPLSLGVEVKGGLFERLIDKNTTIPTEESKIFTTAQDNQTQVQIRVFQGEREIAEENELLGAFALSGIPPAPAGTPQIEVSFNIDENGIVNVEAEDKGSGNKEDITIEGGAGLSDDQIEEMQQEAEQHAEEDEQRRERIEARNEAEASVRRAETLLDENEEEIDEDLQSDIDAKIEDVEEVLEDEDATKEDYEEVTETLSEELQEIGKQMYQDQAQQAAGGAAGAGPGGAAGAGPGGAAGPGGAAGGAAEQGEEYVDADFEDVEESDEDE, encoded by the coding sequence ATGGCGAGCAACAAGATTCTGGGTATCGACCTTGGGACCACGAACAGCGCGTTCGCGGTCATGGAAGGTGGCGACCCTGAAATCATTGTCAACGGCGAAGGCGAGCGGACGACACCCTCTGTCGTTGCGTTCGACGACGGTGAGCGGCTTGTCGGGAAACCGGCGAAGAATCAGGCGGTAAAGAACCCCGACGAGACCATCCAGTCGATCAAGCGCCATATGGGCGAAGACGACTACTCGGTCGAACTGGACGGGGAGGAGTACACACCCGAGCAGGTCTCGGCGATGATCCTCCAGAAGATCAAACACGACGCTGAGGAGTACCTCGGCGACGAGATTGAGAAGGCCGTTATTACGGTCCCGGCGTACTTCAACGACCGACAGCGCCAGGCGACCAAGGACGCCGGCGAGATTGCCGGTTTCGAGGTCGAACGAATCGTCAACGAGCCGACGGCGGCCGCGATGGCCTACGGGCTCGATGATGAATCCGACCAGACCGTCCTCGTGTACGACCTCGGGGGCGGCACCTTCGATGTCTCCATCCTCGACCTCGGTGGGGGCGTCTACGAAGTTGTCGCAACCAACGGGGACAACGACCTCGGTGGCGACGACTGGGACCACGCCATCATCGACTACCTCGCTGACGAGTTCGAGGCCGAACACGGCATCGACCTCCGCGACGACCGGCAGGCGCTCCAGCGCCTGACCGAGGCTGCCGAGGAAGCCAAGATCGAGCTTTCCTCGCGCAAGGAGACCCGAATCAACCTCCCGTTCATCGCGACCACCGACGACGGTCCGCTGGACCTCGAACAAAAGATCACGCGCGCGAAGTTCGAGTCCCTCACAGAGGATCTCATCGAGCGCACCGTCGGCCCGACGGAACAGGCGCTTGCCGACGCGGACTACACCAAAAGCGACATCGACGAGGTCATCCTCGTCGGTGGCTCGACGCGGATGCCGCAGGTGCAGGACCAGGTCGAAGAGATGACCGGGCAGGAACCAAAAAAGAACGTCAACCCCGACGAAGCCGTCGCGCTGGGCGCGGCCATTCAGGCTGGCGTCCTTTCGGGCGATGTAGACGACATCGTCCTGCTTGACGTGACGCCGCTGTCGCTGGGTGTTGAGGTCAAGGGCGGCCTGTTCGAGCGACTCATCGACAAGAACACCACCATTCCGACCGAGGAATCGAAGATCTTCACGACCGCGCAGGACAACCAGACGCAGGTCCAGATCCGCGTCTTCCAGGGCGAGCGTGAAATCGCCGAGGAGAACGAACTGCTCGGCGCGTTCGCGCTTTCGGGCATCCCACCGGCCCCCGCAGGCACGCCCCAGATCGAGGTGTCGTTCAACATCGACGAGAACGGCATCGTCAACGTCGAAGCCGAGGATAAGGGCTCGGGCAACAAGGAGGACATCACCATCGAAGGCGGTGCTGGCCTCTCCGACGACCAGATCGAGGAGATGCAACAGGAGGCCGAACAGCACGCCGAAGAAGACGAGCAGCGCCGCGAGCGCATCGAAGCCCGCAACGAGGCCGAGGCCTCCGTCCGCCGCGCCGAGACGCTCCTCGACGAAAACGAGGAAGAAATCGACGAAGACCTCCAGTCTGACATCGACGCGAAGATCGAAGACGTCGAGGAAGTTCTCGAAGACGAGGACGCCACGAAAGAGGACTACGAAGAGGTCACCGAAACTCTGAGCGAGGAACTGCAGGAGATCGGCAAGCAGATGTATCAGGATCAGGCCCAGCAGGCCGCAGGCGGCGCCGCGGGCGCTGGTCCGGGCGGCGCAGCCGGGGCCGGCCCCGGCGGTGCTGCCGGTCCAGGCGGCGCAGCGGGCGGCGCAGCCGAGCAGGGCGAGGAGTACGTCGACGCCGACTTCGAAGACGTCGAGGAAAGCGACGAAGACGAGTGA
- a CDS encoding nucleotide exchange factor GrpE: protein MTEQDAADDTAATEESTASEAQADGDADFEDAPEDVTTDEVDLGEFDVDDDLVDRVTESDPEDIARELSALRTRVDSLESQVEQQDDDIEELEEKLKRKQAEFQNYKKRMDKRREQEQKRATEDLVTRLFDVRDNLERALEQDEDSDIRGGVESTLRQLDDVLDAENVEVIDPDPGGDVDPTQHQVLARVDSDQPDGAIADVHRPGYEMADKVLREAQVTVSESEE from the coding sequence ATGACCGAGCAGGACGCAGCCGACGACACGGCCGCGACGGAGGAGTCGACCGCGAGCGAGGCGCAAGCGGACGGCGACGCGGATTTCGAAGACGCCCCCGAGGACGTCACCACGGACGAGGTTGACCTGGGCGAGTTCGACGTTGACGACGATCTGGTCGACCGGGTCACTGAATCGGACCCTGAAGACATCGCTCGGGAACTCTCCGCGCTGCGGACGCGCGTAGACAGTCTCGAATCGCAGGTCGAACAGCAGGACGATGACATCGAGGAGCTAGAGGAGAAGCTCAAGCGCAAGCAAGCGGAGTTCCAGAACTACAAGAAGCGGATGGACAAGCGCCGCGAACAGGAACAGAAGCGTGCCACCGAGGACCTCGTGACGCGCCTGTTCGACGTCCGGGACAATCTGGAGCGTGCGCTTGAACAGGACGAGGACTCCGATATCAGAGGTGGGGTCGAGTCCACGCTTCGCCAGCTAGACGACGTCCTCGATGCCGAGAACGTCGAAGTCATCGACCCCGACCCCGGTGGAGACGTCGACCCGACACAGCATCAGGTGCTCGCCCGCGTCGACAGCGACCAGCCGGACGGGGCAATCGCCGATGTCCACCGGCCGGGCTACGAGATGGCCGACAAAGTGCTGCGCGAGGCACAGGTCACCGTCAGCGAGAGCGAGGAGTAG
- a CDS encoding HalOD1 output domain-containing protein: MSGSDRRPDRTSDDPDTLHAEFDWSTVSPSVAIVQTVAIAADQEAIELSPLIETLDPDALDQLFSHSSESDSAVSLSFQLGDYRVTVTGTGDVYVHTGPVHP; the protein is encoded by the coding sequence ATGAGTGGGTCCGACAGGCGGCCCGACCGGACATCTGATGACCCGGACACGCTCCACGCGGAGTTCGACTGGAGCACAGTCTCACCATCAGTGGCAATCGTACAAACGGTCGCAATCGCAGCTGATCAAGAGGCCATAGAGCTATCACCCCTCATCGAGACGCTCGATCCGGACGCGCTTGACCAGCTATTCAGCCATTCGTCAGAGTCGGACAGCGCCGTCTCGCTCTCGTTTCAGTTGGGTGACTACAGAGTGACTGTGACCGGAACCGGAGACGTGTATGTCCACACCGGACCCGTTCATCCGTGA
- a CDS encoding halocyanin domain-containing protein: MTDGRADVSRRGFLRTAAGATAASAAAGTATAQEGTEGGDGGGGGGPPDFGGFLDQVGNFDGSVADATGQDTATVEVGVQANGGAFGFGPPAIHVDNGATVQFEWTGNGGGHNVVSDGEGPLDSGSAVSSAGVNYEHTFEEDGIYPYVCVPHESLGMKGAVVVGSDYPTKSSGGGGGESAGPPEVPNSAKTLGVATSFVMVATLGLAYFFIRYGGDYETPE; the protein is encoded by the coding sequence ATGACAGACGGTAGAGCGGACGTGTCCCGTCGGGGCTTCCTGCGGACAGCGGCAGGGGCCACGGCTGCGTCGGCCGCAGCAGGCACCGCGACCGCACAGGAAGGCACCGAAGGCGGCGACGGCGGGGGAGGCGGTGGGCCGCCGGATTTCGGCGGTTTCCTGGACCAGGTAGGGAACTTCGACGGCTCGGTCGCCGATGCGACCGGACAGGACACGGCGACGGTAGAGGTCGGCGTGCAGGCAAACGGCGGGGCGTTCGGCTTCGGCCCACCCGCGATCCACGTTGACAACGGTGCAACGGTCCAGTTCGAGTGGACGGGCAACGGTGGCGGCCACAACGTCGTCTCGGACGGTGAGGGTCCGCTTGACTCCGGGAGCGCCGTCTCTAGCGCCGGCGTCAACTACGAGCACACCTTCGAGGAGGACGGCATCTACCCCTACGTCTGCGTGCCACACGAAAGCCTCGGGATGAAGGGGGCTGTCGTCGTCGGGTCGGACTACCCGACGAAATCCTCTGGTGGCGGCGGTGGCGAGAGCGCCGGCCCGCCGGAAGTGCCAAACAGCGCGAAAACGCTCGGCGTCGCAACCTCGTTCGTGATGGTCGCGACACTCGGACTTGCATACTTCTTCATCCGGTACGGCGGCGACTACGAGACGCCCGAGTAA
- the dnaJ gene encoding molecular chaperone DnaJ has protein sequence MSQDFYEILGVSRDASEDEIKEAYREKAREYHPDVSDDPDAEEKFKQAKKAKEVLTDEEKRQMYDQMGHERFEQAEKRGGAGGGGGRGGMGGDPFGGGAGGFDMQDIFDQFFGGGGRGGRGGSRRRQGQDLQTRLEINLEEAYNGATKQLNVTRPEACDDCDGAGHPPGADSETCPECNGQGQTTQVQQTPMGRVQQTTTCRRCDGEGTLYDETCSTCRGNGVVQNDASLEVEIPAGIANGQTLRMEREGAPGENGGPNGDLLIEVSVRDHPDFERDGDDLQHQQAISFPQAVFGDTITVPTLDGEVEVDVPSGTQSGEVFRLEGKGMPRLRRRGKGDLYVQVQVVTPDSLNAEQKEALEQFAEAGGEEVDVEEGFFEKLKNSL, from the coding sequence ATGAGTCAGGATTTCTACGAGATACTGGGTGTCTCTCGAGACGCCTCCGAAGACGAAATCAAGGAGGCCTATCGGGAGAAAGCCCGGGAATATCACCCGGACGTGAGCGACGACCCCGACGCCGAAGAGAAGTTCAAGCAGGCCAAGAAGGCCAAAGAGGTCCTCACCGACGAGGAGAAGCGCCAGATGTACGACCAGATGGGCCACGAGCGCTTCGAGCAGGCCGAAAAGCGCGGCGGCGCTGGCGGTGGCGGCGGCCGCGGCGGCATGGGCGGGGACCCGTTCGGCGGCGGCGCCGGCGGCTTCGATATGCAGGATATCTTCGACCAGTTCTTCGGTGGCGGCGGCCGCGGTGGGCGCGGCGGCAGCCGACGGCGACAGGGCCAGGACCTCCAGACGCGACTGGAAATCAACCTCGAAGAGGCCTACAACGGCGCGACGAAGCAACTGAACGTCACCCGGCCGGAGGCCTGCGACGACTGTGACGGGGCCGGGCATCCGCCGGGGGCCGACTCGGAGACCTGCCCGGAGTGTAACGGGCAGGGCCAGACGACACAGGTCCAGCAGACGCCGATGGGCCGGGTCCAGCAAACGACGACCTGCCGCCGATGTGACGGCGAGGGGACGCTGTACGACGAAACATGTTCGACCTGTCGGGGCAACGGCGTCGTCCAGAACGACGCGAGCCTCGAAGTCGAGATCCCGGCCGGCATCGCCAACGGGCAGACGCTCCGGATGGAACGCGAGGGCGCGCCCGGCGAGAACGGCGGCCCGAACGGCGACCTGCTCATCGAGGTGAGCGTCCGCGACCATCCGGACTTCGAGCGCGACGGCGACGACCTGCAACACCAGCAGGCCATCTCGTTCCCGCAGGCCGTCTTTGGCGACACCATCACCGTCCCGACGCTGGACGGCGAGGTCGAGGTCGACGTGCCAAGCGGTACCCAGAGCGGCGAGGTGTTCCGCTTAGAGGGGAAGGGAATGCCCCGACTCCGCCGACGCGGCAAGGGTGATCTCTACGTTCAGGTACAGGTCGTCACGCCCGACAGCCTCAACGCCGAACAGAAAGAGGCTCTCGAACAGTTCGCGGAGGCCGGCGGCGAGGAAGTCGACGTCGAGGAAGGCTTCTTCGAGAAACTGAAGAACTCGCTGTAA
- a CDS encoding TrmB family transcriptional regulator has product MTSDATHEEAVSLLQELGLKEYEAKCFVGLSRMSSGTAKGLSEVTEVPRTRVYDAVRILEAKGLVEVQHSSPQQFRAVPLSEATETLRAQYEERVERLQSALHEMGSIESDDDEAELQEVWSLSDSDAIENRAAAIIGNTTDEVVLVIGSEAVLTDPLIEQLNSLDSGIDLIVGTGSTSIRDRVEREIPRATAFLSELDWLRGEMIPQEDAAVGRLLLVDRSAMLVSSIDPQTGDEQAIFATGLRNGLIVIARRLLSQGVVEMTPLEQD; this is encoded by the coding sequence ATGACATCTGATGCAACACACGAAGAAGCGGTAAGTTTACTGCAGGAGTTGGGCTTGAAAGAGTACGAGGCGAAGTGTTTTGTGGGACTTTCTCGGATGTCCAGCGGTACGGCCAAAGGATTGAGCGAGGTAACTGAAGTCCCGAGAACGCGCGTCTACGACGCCGTCCGGATTCTCGAAGCGAAGGGGCTGGTCGAGGTCCAGCATTCGAGCCCCCAGCAGTTTCGGGCGGTCCCGCTTTCCGAGGCTACCGAAACGCTCCGTGCGCAGTACGAGGAGCGTGTCGAACGCCTCCAGTCCGCACTGCACGAAATGGGGAGCATCGAATCCGATGATGACGAGGCCGAGCTACAGGAGGTCTGGTCGCTTTCCGACTCCGATGCTATCGAGAACCGTGCCGCGGCAATCATCGGGAACACGACCGATGAAGTGGTCCTCGTCATCGGCTCCGAAGCGGTCCTCACTGATCCGCTGATCGAGCAACTCAATTCGCTTGACTCGGGCATCGACCTCATCGTCGGAACCGGGTCCACTTCGATACGGGATCGTGTGGAACGGGAAATCCCACGCGCTACCGCGTTCCTGTCGGAACTTGACTGGCTCCGCGGTGAGATGATACCGCAGGAGGACGCAGCCGTCGGGCGGCTCCTGCTTGTCGACCGGTCAGCGATGCTCGTCAGCTCAATCGACCCACAGACTGGCGATGAACAGGCCATCTTCGCGACCGGACTCAGAAACGGACTCATCGTCATCGCGCGCCGCCTCCTCTCGCAGGGCGTCGTAGAAATGACCCCGCTAGAACAGGATTAG
- a CDS encoding tubulin/FtsZ family protein codes for MKVVLIGVGQAGGKVTQSLAQFDYDMGFDAVRGALAVNTARADLQNLDIDTALIGQDRVKGHGVGGDNELGAQVMQENATEVLDELDGRITTEAEAIVVVAGLGGGTGSGGAPMLARELKRIYEKPVYVLGILPGRDEGGLYQANAGRSLKTAAREADSLLLVDNDAWRGSGDSVAAGFERVNDAISQRVGLLFASGEAVEGVGESVVDSSEIINTLRGGGIASIGYASAEASEDAGENVNTITSVTRKALLTSMSLPNAVKADSALLVVAGDPERLSRKGVERARRWVEDQTGSMEVRGGDFPLGSDKIASLIVLSGVERSERVDAFMKRAREAADSQGGTTDPDEFTNDKLDGLF; via the coding sequence ATGAAAGTCGTCCTGATTGGTGTCGGGCAGGCTGGCGGGAAAGTAACCCAGTCGCTTGCCCAGTTCGATTACGACATGGGGTTCGACGCTGTCCGGGGGGCCCTCGCCGTTAATACGGCGCGAGCCGACCTCCAGAATCTCGATATCGACACGGCCCTCATCGGACAGGACCGCGTGAAAGGTCACGGCGTCGGCGGTGACAACGAGCTCGGGGCGCAGGTTATGCAGGAGAACGCCACCGAGGTGCTCGACGAACTCGACGGTCGGATCACGACCGAAGCCGAGGCCATCGTCGTCGTCGCCGGACTCGGCGGCGGCACCGGCTCCGGCGGCGCACCGATGCTCGCCCGTGAACTCAAGCGCATCTACGAGAAGCCGGTGTACGTCCTCGGCATTCTCCCCGGCCGGGATGAAGGCGGCCTCTACCAGGCCAACGCCGGTCGCTCACTCAAGACCGCTGCCCGCGAGGCGGACTCCCTCCTGCTCGTCGACAACGACGCCTGGCGGGGCAGCGGTGACAGCGTCGCCGCCGGTTTCGAACGCGTAAACGACGCCATCTCCCAGCGGGTCGGTCTGCTGTTTGCCTCCGGCGAGGCTGTCGAGGGAGTCGGTGAGAGCGTCGTCGACTCCTCGGAGATCATCAACACGCTCAGAGGCGGCGGCATCGCCTCTATCGGCTACGCCAGCGCCGAGGCCAGCGAGGACGCCGGCGAGAACGTCAACACTATCACTAGCGTCACCCGGAAAGCCCTCCTTACGAGCATGAGCCTGCCCAACGCGGTCAAGGCCGACTCGGCCCTCCTCGTCGTCGCGGGTGACCCCGAACGCCTCTCGCGGAAGGGCGTCGAACGAGCGCGCCGCTGGGTGGAAGACCAGACCGGGAGCATGGAAGTCCGGGGCGGGGACTTCCCGCTTGGCTCCGACAAAATCGCGTCGCTCATCGTTCTTTCGGGCGTCGAACGGTCCGAACGGGTCGACGCGTTCATGAAGCGCGCCCGCGAGGCGGCCGACTCCCAAGGCGGGACGACCGATCCGGACGAGTTCACAAACGACAAACTGGACGGGCTGTTCTAA
- a CDS encoding helix-turn-helix domain-containing protein — translation MSASDIQSADTDSEHEGSGWEAVRDLPPSAKLVAKVLEYNETLTQSQLAEETLLPPRTVRYALSRLEDVGVIDSRFSFADARKRIYTLRVE, via the coding sequence ATGAGTGCATCCGATATCCAGTCCGCTGATACCGACAGCGAGCACGAGGGGAGTGGATGGGAAGCCGTCCGCGATCTCCCGCCAAGCGCGAAACTCGTTGCGAAAGTCTTAGAGTACAACGAGACCCTGACCCAGAGCCAGCTCGCCGAGGAGACGCTGCTGCCACCGCGGACAGTCCGGTACGCCCTCTCCCGCCTCGAAGATGTCGGCGTCATCGACTCCCGGTTCTCGTTCGCCGACGCGCGCAAACGGATCTACACACTCCGGGTTGAGTAG
- a CDS encoding alkaline phosphatase family protein, which produces MGLFDRLKGDDAPRVAFFGIDGVPFSLIDEHPDVFPNLTEMASDGSAGPIDSIVPPESSACWPALTTGVNPGQTGVYGFQDREVGSYDTYVPMGRDVQATRLWDRVTDDGRNATVLNVPVTFPPQRNVQRMVSGFLSPGVDKAAYPDELRDHLQDSDYRIDVNAKLGHDDDKSDFVEDAHKTLEKRYEAFKHYVEQDDWDLFFGVFMTTDRVNHFLFKDYERDGENQEAFFEFYKQVDAYLGDLRDRLPDDVTMVVASDHGFTSLDYEVHFNEWLQQEGWLDYATDDHSELGDISEDTKAYSLIPGRFYINLEGREPNGSVPESEYESVRGDLKEKLESLEGPDGKKVADRVVTKEDAFRGDHADIAPDLTVVPNHGFDLKAGFKGSEDVFGVGPRNGMHSFDNATLLVDDPDVRIEDADLYDIAPTVLDLLDHDFDRAKFDGSSLA; this is translated from the coding sequence ATGGGATTATTCGACCGATTGAAGGGCGACGACGCACCGCGTGTTGCCTTCTTCGGTATTGACGGCGTACCGTTTAGCCTCATCGACGAGCACCCTGACGTGTTCCCGAACCTAACGGAGATGGCGTCGGACGGAAGCGCCGGCCCCATCGACAGCATCGTCCCCCCCGAGTCTAGCGCCTGCTGGCCGGCGCTGACGACCGGTGTTAACCCCGGACAAACGGGCGTCTATGGTTTCCAGGACCGCGAGGTCGGGTCATACGATACCTACGTCCCGATGGGACGTGACGTGCAGGCGACGCGCCTCTGGGACCGCGTCACCGACGATGGCCGCAATGCCACGGTTCTGAATGTGCCGGTCACCTTCCCGCCACAGCGGAACGTCCAGCGGATGGTGTCGGGCTTTCTCTCACCGGGCGTGGACAAGGCCGCCTACCCGGACGAACTCCGGGACCACCTTCAGGACAGCGACTACCGGATCGACGTCAACGCCAAACTCGGCCACGACGACGACAAGAGCGATTTCGTCGAGGACGCCCACAAGACGCTCGAAAAACGCTACGAAGCGTTCAAACACTACGTCGAGCAGGACGACTGGGACCTGTTTTTCGGCGTGTTCATGACCACTGACCGGGTCAACCACTTCCTGTTCAAGGACTACGAGCGCGACGGCGAGAACCAGGAGGCGTTCTTCGAGTTCTACAAGCAGGTCGACGCCTATCTCGGCGACCTGCGCGACCGACTGCCCGACGACGTGACGATGGTCGTCGCCTCGGACCACGGCTTCACCTCTCTCGACTACGAGGTCCACTTCAACGAGTGGCTCCAGCAGGAGGGGTGGCTCGACTACGCGACCGACGACCACTCCGAACTCGGCGATATCAGCGAGGACACGAAGGCCTATTCGCTCATTCCCGGACGGTTCTACATCAACTTAGAGGGCCGGGAGCCGAACGGCAGCGTTCCCGAATCCGAGTACGAGTCCGTCCGTGGGGACCTCAAGGAGAAACTCGAATCGCTGGAAGGCCCGGACGGCAAGAAGGTCGCCGACCGTGTCGTGACCAAGGAAGACGCCTTCCGCGGCGACCACGCCGACATCGCGCCGGACCTCACTGTTGTTCCGAACCACGGCTTCGACCTGAAGGCCGGATTCAAGGGCTCCGAGGACGTGTTCGGCGTCGGGCCGCGAAACGGTATGCACAGCTTCGACAACGCGACGCTCCTAGTCGACGATCCGGACGTTCGCATCGAAGACGCCGACCTCTACGATATCGCGCCGACCGTTCTCGACCTGCTCGACCACGACTTCGACCGCGCGAAGTTCGACGGTAGCAGTCTCGCCTGA
- a CDS encoding MazG nucleotide pyrophosphohydrolase domain-containing protein produces the protein MKRQQQVADVLRHSDIDTPPAYQLLDVVSELGNIAAQVNETTGYGTDSTALSIPEDELGDALFALLALCEELDVDADAALSTALAKYEGRSGTSGTPASGD, from the coding sequence ATGAAACGACAACAACAGGTTGCCGACGTACTCAGACACAGCGACATCGACACGCCGCCCGCCTACCAATTGCTCGATGTGGTGTCTGAACTCGGCAACATCGCGGCACAGGTCAATGAAACGACCGGCTACGGCACCGACTCGACGGCGCTATCGATACCGGAGGACGAACTCGGCGACGCCTTGTTCGCACTGCTCGCGCTGTGTGAAGAACTCGATGTCGACGCTGATGCTGCACTCTCAACGGCACTGGCGAAATACGAGGGACGATCAGGCACAAGCGGGACGCCGGCGAGTGGCGACTGA
- a CDS encoding PadR family transcriptional regulator, with translation MSEAQTVTDSPGIAKELTAFQQNILVILAEEPRYGLAIKRELEEYYNDEVNHGRLYPNLDDLVEMGLVEKSELDKRTNQYSLTESGKDAVLDQLGWVFGKFISDDGRADELRDLITAQQ, from the coding sequence ATGTCAGAGGCACAAACAGTTACTGACAGTCCGGGCATCGCAAAAGAACTCACCGCTTTTCAGCAGAATATCCTAGTAATACTCGCTGAAGAGCCGCGGTATGGTCTCGCTATCAAGCGCGAACTGGAAGAATACTACAACGACGAAGTCAACCACGGTCGCCTGTACCCGAACCTCGACGACCTCGTCGAGATGGGACTCGTCGAGAAGAGCGAACTCGACAAGCGAACGAACCAGTACTCCCTGACAGAGTCGGGCAAGGACGCAGTCCTCGACCAGCTCGGATGGGTGTTCGGGAAGTTCATCTCCGACGACGGTCGAGCCGACGAACTCCGTGATCTGATCACGGCACAGCAGTAG